A stretch of Geotrypetes seraphini chromosome 2, aGeoSer1.1, whole genome shotgun sequence DNA encodes these proteins:
- the LOC117354606 gene encoding zinc finger protein 271-like — translation MPAGASAQMPIKFEDIAVSFSQEEWEYLNEEQKELYREVMKENYQTLISLGTGSPPVTPDIISHIERGEEPYIREEPGSEEREPGRSSCSDHQITQERKREQKQGEDPVEIEQVQRQSGNVCENISQGIERINRKNYKQKSKEQRDPTGDSRDGHLTGRPFQINNCDKVTSEVHHGKRKGKTHHKEFTCIQYKRSFPLISELQRHKSNHKNEKPDTFTESNKSYTQLSTQKIHQQTHTAVKPFICTECNKSFPWLSELKRHQLIHTENKPFTCTECNKSFTQLSVLKRHQMIHTGNKPFTCTECNKSFTQLSVLKRHQMIHTGNKPFTCTVCNKSFTRLSELKRHQGIHTGENSFTCTECNKSFTWLSELKCHHRIHTGEKLTCPECNKSFTRLSELKMHQRIHTGEKPFACTECNKSYTRLSELKMHQRIHTGEKLFTCTECNKSFTRLSELKRHQRIHTGEKPFTCTECNKSFTRLSEVKRHHMIHTGEKPFTCTECNKSFRSLSKLKKHQRIHTGEKPFTCTECNKSFAQLSRLKVHQKIHTGEKPFTCTECNKSFSWLPELKRHHMIHTGENPFTCTECNKSFRSLSKLKRHHMIHTGEKPFTCTECNKSFAQLSRLKVHQMIHTGEKPFTCTECNKSFSWLPELKRHHMIHTGENPFTCTECNKSFRSLSKLKRHHMIHTGEKPFTCTECNKSFRSLSKLKKHQRIHTGEKPFTCTECNKSFNWLSELNHHEMIHMGNKPFTCTECNKSFTLLSELKRHQGFHTRQKPFTCTECNKSFSWLSELNRHEMIHTGEKPFTCTECNKRFTRLSELNVHLRIHTGEKLFTCTECNKGFNRLSRLKIHLRIHTGDKSFTCTECNESFTQLSYLKLHQMIHTGDKPFTSTECN, via the exons GAACAGGCTCTCCTCCCGTCACTCCTGATATTATATCCCACATTGAACGGGGGGAAGAGCCGTATATCAGAGAAGAgccaggatcagaggaaagagaaCCTGGGAGAAGCAGCTGCTCAG ATCATCAGATCAcacaagaaaggaagagagaacagAAGCAAGGAGAAGATCCTGTTGAAATAGAACAAGTACAAAGACAATCAGGAAACGTCTGTGAGAATATTTCCCAGGGAATTGagaggattaacagaaagaaTTATAAGCAGAAATCAAAGGAGCAGAGAGACCCTACAGGAGACTCAAGGGATGGACACCTAACAGGGAGACCCTTCCAAATTAATAATTGTGATAAAGTGACTTCTGAAGTCCACCATggtaagagaaaaggaaaaacacaCCACAAAGAATTTACATGTATTCAATATAAGAGGAGCTTTCCCTTGATTTCAGAACTCCAAAGGCACAAAAGCAATCATAAAAATGAGAAACCAGATACATTCACTGAGTCTAATAAAAGTTACACTCAACTTTCAACTCAAAAAATTCACCAACAGACCCACACAGCAGTCAAACCATTTAtatgtaccgagtgtaataaaagcttccctTGGCTTTCAGAGCTAAAACGTCATCAACTGATTCACACGgaaaacaaaccatttacatgtactgagtgtaataaaagcttcactcaactttcagtgctaaaacgtcatcaaatgattcacacgggaaacaaaccatttacatgtactgagtgtaataaaagcttcactcaactttcagtgctaaaacgtcatcaaatgattcacacgggaaacaaaccatttactTGTAccgtgtgtaataaaagcttcactcggctttcagagCTAAAAAGGCACCAGGGGATCCATACAGGAGAAAACTCATTtacatgtaccgagtgtaataaaagcttcacttggctttcagAGCTAAAATGTCACCACAGGATCCATACAGGAGAGAAACTTACGTgtcctgagtgtaataaaagctttactcggctttcagagctaaaaatgcaccagaggatccatacaggagaaaaaccatttgcatgtactgagtgtaataaaagctatactcggctttcagagctaaaaatgcaccagaggatccatacaggagaaaaactatttacatgtactgagtgtaataaaagctttactcggctttcagagctaaaaaggcaccagaggatccatacaggagaaaaaccatttacatgtaccgagtgtaataaaagctttactcgGCTTTCAGAGGTAAAAAGGCACCATATGATccatacaggagaaaaaccatttacatgtactgagtgtaataaaagcttcaggtcgctttcaaagctaaaaaagcaccagaggatccatacaggagaaaaaccatttacatgtaccgagtgtaataaaagctttgctCAGCTTTCACGTCTAAAAGTTCATCAAAAGATtcacacaggagaaaaaccatttacatgtactgagtgtaataaaagcttctctTGGCTTCCAGAACTAAAAAGGCACCATATGATCCATACAGGAGAAAacccatttacatgtactgagtgtaataaaagcttcaggtCGCTTTCAAAACTAAAAAGGCACCATATGATccatacaggagaaaaaccatttacatgtaccgagtgtaataaaagctttgctCAGCTTTCACGTCTAAAAGTtcatcaaatgattcacacaggagaaaaaccatttacatgtactgagtgtaataaaagcttctctTGGCTTCCAGAACTAAAAAGGCACCATATGATCCATACAGGAGAAAacccatttacatgtactgagtgtaataaaagcttcaggtCGCTTTCAAAACTAAAAAGGCACCATATGATccatacaggagaaaaaccatttacatgtactgagtgtaataaaagcttcaggtcgctttcaaaactaaaaaagcaccagaggatccatacaggagaaaaaccatttacatgtactgagtgtaataaaagctttaatTGGCTATCAGAGCTAAATCATCATGAAATGATTCATAtgggaaacaaaccatttacatgtactgagtgtaataaaagcttcactctgctTTCAGAGCTAAAAAGGCACCAGGGGTTCCATACAAGAcaaaaaccatttacatgtactgagtgtaataaaagcttcagttGGCTATCAGAGCTAAATCGTCatgaaatgatccatacaggagaaaaaccatttacatgtactgagtgtaataaaaggttCACTCGGCTTTCAGAGCTAAACGTTCACCTGAGGATCCATACAGGAGAAAAACTATTtacatgtaccgagtgtaataaggGCTTCAATCGGCTTTCACGTTTAAAAATTCACCTGAGGATCCATACAGGAGATAAATCATTtacatgtaccgagtgtaatgaaagcttcactcagctttcatatCTGAAACTtcatcaaatgattcacacgggagacaaaccatttacaagTACCGAGTGTAATTAA